One Pseudomonas sp. MH9.2 DNA segment encodes these proteins:
- the lysA gene encoding diaminopimelate decarboxylase, whose product MDAFNYRDGELFAEAVALSAIAERFGTPTYVYSRAHIEAQYRAYADALDGMPHLVCFAVKANSNLAVLNVLARLGAGFDIVSRGELERVLAAGGEPGKIVFSGVGKTREDMRRALEVGVHCFNVESTDELERLQVVAAELGVRAPISLRVNPDVDAGTHPYISTGLKENKFGIAIADAEDVYIRAAQLPNLDIVGVDCHIGSQLTSLPPFLDALDRLLALVDRLGDCGIHLRHLDLGGGLGVRYRDEEPPLASDYIKAVRERLDGRDLALVFEPGRFIVANAGVLLTQVEYLKHTEHKDFAIVDAAMNDLIRPALYQAWMDVSAVRPRDGQPRTYDIVGPICETGDFLAKERQLVLAEGDLLAVHSAGAYGFVMSSNYNTRGRAAEVLVDGAEAFEVRRRETVAELFAGESLLPE is encoded by the coding sequence ATGGACGCCTTCAACTACCGCGACGGTGAACTGTTCGCGGAGGCTGTAGCGTTGTCTGCCATTGCCGAGCGTTTCGGCACGCCGACCTACGTCTACTCCCGCGCGCACATCGAAGCGCAATACCGTGCCTATGCCGATGCACTGGACGGTATGCCGCACCTTGTGTGCTTTGCGGTAAAAGCCAACTCCAACCTGGCTGTACTCAATGTCCTGGCGCGTTTAGGCGCTGGTTTCGACATCGTGTCCCGGGGTGAGCTGGAACGCGTGCTGGCCGCTGGCGGCGAACCCGGAAAAATCGTGTTCTCCGGCGTCGGCAAGACCCGCGAAGACATGCGTCGCGCCCTGGAAGTCGGCGTGCACTGCTTCAACGTCGAATCCACCGACGAGCTGGAGCGCCTGCAAGTGGTGGCCGCAGAGCTAGGCGTACGCGCGCCGATCTCCCTGCGCGTCAACCCGGATGTCGATGCGGGCACCCACCCGTACATCTCCACCGGGCTCAAAGAAAACAAGTTCGGCATCGCCATCGCCGACGCCGAAGACGTGTACATCCGAGCCGCGCAACTGCCGAACCTGGATATAGTCGGCGTCGATTGCCATATCGGCTCGCAACTGACCAGCCTGCCGCCGTTCCTTGATGCACTGGATCGCTTGCTGGCGCTGGTCGATCGCCTTGGCGATTGCGGCATTCACTTGCGCCATCTGGATCTTGGCGGCGGTTTGGGCGTGCGTTATCGCGACGAAGAACCCCCGCTGGCCAGCGACTACATCAAGGCTGTGCGTGAGCGTCTTGACGGTCGTGACCTGGCACTGGTGTTCGAGCCCGGTCGCTTCATCGTAGCCAATGCCGGCGTGCTCCTGACCCAGGTTGAATACCTCAAGCACACCGAACACAAAGATTTCGCCATCGTCGATGCGGCGATGAACGACCTGATTCGTCCAGCGTTGTATCAGGCCTGGATGGACGTGAGCGCCGTTCGCCCACGCGACGGCCAGCCACGCACTTACGACATCGTCGGACCGATCTGCGAAACCGGTGACTTCCTGGCCAAGGAGCGCCAACTGGTGCTGGCCGAGGGTGATTTGCTGGCGGTGCATTCGGCTGGGGCTTATGGTTTCGTCATGAGTTCCAACTACAACACCCGCGGCCGCGCCGCCGAAGTATTGGTCGATGGCGCCGAAGCGTTCGAAGTGCGCCGCCGCGAGACTGTGGCAGAGCTGTTTGCTGGCGAAAGCCTGCTGCCGGAGTAA
- the dapF gene encoding diaminopimelate epimerase has product MLLRFTKMHGLGNDFMVLDLVSQHAHILPKHAKQWGDRHTGIGFDQLLLVEAPSNPEVDFRYRIFNSDGSEVEQCGNGARCFARFVLDKRLTTKRQIRVETKSGIIELDIRSDGQISVNMGPPRLIPEEIPFQADEQAPSYPVEVDGQIIELAAVSMGNPHAVLRVEDINNAPVHELGPKLEHHPRFPARVNVGFLHVVDRQRAQLRVWERGAGETQACGTGACAAAVAAISQGWMDSPLLIDLPGGRLSIEWEGPGHPVMMTGPAVRVYEGQVRL; this is encoded by the coding sequence ATGCTGCTGCGTTTTACCAAGATGCATGGTTTGGGCAACGACTTCATGGTTCTGGACCTGGTCAGCCAGCACGCGCACATTTTGCCCAAGCACGCCAAACAATGGGGTGATCGCCACACCGGGATCGGCTTCGACCAACTGCTGCTGGTCGAAGCGCCGAGCAACCCGGAGGTCGATTTCCGTTACCGGATTTTCAATTCCGACGGCTCCGAGGTCGAGCAGTGCGGCAACGGCGCGCGCTGCTTTGCCCGCTTCGTGCTGGACAAACGCCTGACCACCAAGCGCCAGATTCGCGTGGAAACCAAAAGCGGCATCATCGAACTGGACATACGCAGCGACGGCCAGATCAGCGTCAACATGGGCCCTCCACGCCTGATTCCAGAAGAGATTCCGTTTCAGGCCGACGAACAGGCGCCGAGCTATCCCGTCGAAGTCGATGGCCAAATCATTGAGCTTGCCGCAGTATCGATGGGCAATCCACACGCAGTTTTGCGTGTCGAAGACATCAATAATGCGCCCGTGCATGAGCTTGGGCCGAAGCTGGAGCATCACCCGCGCTTCCCGGCCCGGGTCAATGTCGGCTTCTTGCATGTGGTTGATCGCCAACGCGCGCAACTGCGCGTCTGGGAGCGTGGTGCAGGGGAAACCCAGGCCTGCGGTACCGGCGCTTGCGCGGCGGCGGTGGCTGCCATCAGTCAGGGCTGGATGGATTCGCCCCTGTTGATCGACCTGCCTGGCGGGCGCTTGTCCATTGAGTGGGAAGGCCCAGGCCATCCCGTGATGATGACGGGTCCTGCAGTGCGGGTTTACGAAGGACAGGTTCGTCTATGA
- a CDS encoding DUF484 family protein, with the protein MTDQPQISAEKPSEAPADNAAPALEAEAIAAYLRHHPEFFVEHEELLPALRIPHQRGDTVSLVERQLKLLRDRNIEMRHRLSQLMDVARDNDRLFDKTRRLILALMDASSLEEVVIAVEDSLREEFQVPFVSLILFSDNPMPVGRWVSSADAQKAIGGLISGDKTVCGALREHELTFLFGREQGEQIGSTAVVALIHQGLHGVLAIGSRDPQYYKSSVGTLFLSYIAEVLGRVLPRFTQSLRSVR; encoded by the coding sequence ATGACCGATCAGCCTCAGATTTCAGCCGAAAAGCCCAGCGAAGCACCTGCCGACAACGCAGCGCCAGCCCTTGAGGCGGAGGCTATCGCCGCTTACTTGCGTCATCACCCGGAGTTCTTTGTTGAACACGAAGAGCTCCTGCCAGCCTTGCGCATCCCGCACCAGCGCGGCGATACCGTATCGCTGGTCGAGCGCCAGCTCAAACTGTTGCGCGATCGCAATATCGAGATGCGCCACCGCCTTTCGCAACTGATGGACGTGGCGCGCGACAATGATCGACTGTTCGACAAGACCCGTCGCCTGATCCTCGCGTTGATGGACGCCAGTAGCCTGGAAGAAGTGGTCATCGCCGTGGAAGACAGCCTCCGCGAAGAGTTTCAGGTGCCCTTCGTCAGCCTCATTCTGTTCAGCGACAACCCCATGCCCGTAGGCCGCTGGGTCAGCAGTGCCGACGCGCAGAAAGCCATCGGTGGCCTGATCTCGGGCGACAAGACTGTCTGCGGCGCACTGCGCGAGCACGAGCTGACCTTTTTGTTCGGCCGCGAACAAGGCGAACAAATCGGCTCAACCGCCGTCGTTGCCCTGATTCATCAAGGCCTGCATGGCGTTCTGGCCATCGGCAGCCGCGATCCGCAGTACTACAAAAGCTCCGTCGGCACGCTGTTTCTCAGCTATATCGCAGAAGTATTGGGCCGGGTGTTGCCGCGCTTCACCCAGTCACTACGCTCGGTTCGCTGA
- the xerC gene encoding tyrosine recombinase XerC codes for MESQLDAYCTHLRSERQVSSHTLEAYRRDLGKVLAFCEKQQLSSWSALDIQHLRSLIARLHQQGQSSRSLARLLSAVRGLYRYLNREGLCDHDPANGLSPPKGERRLPKTLDADRALQLLDGAVEDDFLARRDQAILELFYSSGLRLSELTGLNLEQLDLSDGLIQVLGKGSKTRVLPVGKKAREALEIWLPLRALANPEDDAVFIGQQGRRLGPRAIQLRVKAAGERELGQNLHPHMLRHSFASHLLESSQDLRAVQELLGHADITTTQIYTHLDFQHLATVYDSAHPRAKRSKGTDHD; via the coding sequence ATGGAAAGTCAACTTGACGCTTACTGCACGCACCTGCGCAGTGAGCGCCAAGTGTCCTCCCATACCTTGGAAGCCTACCGCCGTGACCTGGGCAAAGTCCTCGCGTTTTGCGAAAAACAGCAGCTAAGCAGTTGGTCGGCGCTGGATATTCAGCACCTGCGCAGCCTGATCGCCCGTCTGCATCAGCAAGGCCAGTCTTCGCGCAGCCTGGCGCGCCTGTTGTCAGCGGTTCGCGGCCTATACCGTTACTTGAACCGCGAAGGCCTGTGCGATCACGATCCAGCCAACGGTTTGTCGCCACCCAAGGGCGAGCGCCGCCTGCCGAAGACCCTTGATGCCGATCGCGCCCTGCAATTGCTCGACGGCGCGGTCGAGGACGACTTTCTGGCTCGTCGCGATCAAGCGATCCTGGAACTGTTCTACTCGTCGGGCCTGCGCCTGTCGGAACTGACCGGGCTCAATCTCGAACAACTCGATTTGAGTGACGGATTGATTCAAGTACTCGGCAAAGGCAGCAAGACCCGCGTTTTGCCAGTGGGCAAGAAGGCTCGTGAAGCCCTGGAAATATGGTTGCCGTTGCGCGCACTGGCCAATCCGGAGGACGATGCGGTATTCATCGGCCAGCAAGGGCGTCGCCTGGGTCCCCGGGCAATTCAGCTACGCGTGAAAGCGGCGGGCGAACGCGAACTGGGGCAAAATCTGCATCCACACATGCTTCGCCATTCGTTTGCCAGCCACTTGCTCGAGTCTTCACAGGATCTACGCGCGGTGCAGGAACTGCTCGGCCACGCCGACATCACCACCACGCAGATCTATACGCATCTGGACTTCCAGCATCTGGCCACGGTTTACGACAGCGCCCATCCCAGGGCCAAACGCAGCAAGGGCACCGATCATGATTAA
- a CDS encoding HAD family hydrolase has protein sequence MIKLITFDLDDTLWDTAPVIVSAEAVLRDWLAEHAPNLGPVPVEHLWAIRARLVEADPTLKHRISALRRRVLFHALEDAGYAHAHAQELADKSFEVFLHARHQIEIFPEAQPTLEILAKTYTLGVVTNGNADIRRLGLADYFAFALCAEELGIGKPDPAPFLEALKRGKVDASAAVHIGDHPGDDIAGAQQVGFRAIWFNPTGKAWEADRQPDAEIQSLMQLPELLASWG, from the coding sequence ATGATTAAACTGATTACCTTCGACCTCGATGACACCCTGTGGGACACCGCGCCGGTGATTGTCAGCGCCGAAGCCGTGCTGCGTGACTGGCTGGCCGAACACGCGCCGAATCTCGGCCCGGTGCCGGTGGAGCATCTGTGGGCCATACGCGCACGACTGGTCGAGGCCGACCCCACGCTCAAGCACCGAATCAGCGCGCTGCGTCGACGCGTGCTGTTTCATGCGCTGGAGGATGCTGGCTACGCACATGCCCACGCGCAGGAATTGGCCGACAAAAGCTTCGAAGTCTTCCTGCACGCACGGCATCAAATCGAGATATTCCCCGAGGCTCAGCCGACGCTGGAAATTCTCGCCAAAACCTACACCCTGGGGGTTGTGACTAACGGCAATGCCGACATCCGCCGCCTGGGGTTGGCTGATTATTTCGCGTTCGCCCTGTGTGCCGAAGAGCTGGGCATCGGCAAACCCGACCCGGCCCCGTTCCTTGAAGCGCTGAAGCGCGGCAAGGTCGATGCCAGCGCAGCCGTGCACATCGGCGACCACCCCGGCGACGATATCGCAGGGGCGCAGCAGGTTGGGTTTCGCGCCATCTGGTTCAATCCCACAGGCAAAGCTTGGGAAGCCGACAGGCAGCCTGACGCCGAGATTCAAAGCCTGATGCAATTGCCGGAATTGTTGGCGAGTTGGGGCTGA
- a CDS encoding secondary thiamine-phosphate synthase enzyme YjbQ translates to MWQQTLITLRAKPRGFHLVTDEILAGLPELRTCRIGLLHLWLQHTSASLTINENADPAVRRDFERFFNRLVPQGMDVYEHDDEGPDDLPAHFKASLLGCQLSLPVTAGRLALGTWQGVYLGEHRDVSGARRVLATLYGDEA, encoded by the coding sequence ATGTGGCAACAGACGCTGATTACTCTGCGAGCAAAGCCTCGCGGGTTTCATCTGGTAACCGACGAGATACTGGCAGGCCTGCCTGAGCTGCGCACTTGTCGGATCGGTCTATTGCATCTGTGGCTACAGCATACCTCGGCCTCGTTGACCATCAACGAGAATGCCGACCCGGCTGTGCGTCGTGATTTCGAGCGTTTTTTCAATCGTCTGGTGCCCCAGGGTATGGACGTATATGAACATGACGACGAAGGCCCCGATGACCTGCCGGCGCACTTCAAGGCCAGTTTGCTTGGCTGCCAGTTGAGTTTGCCGGTCACGGCGGGGCGATTGGCGCTGGGCACCTGGCAAGGTGTTTATCTGGGTGAGCATCGTGACGTTAGCGGTGCTCGCAGAGTCCTCGCCACCTTGTACGGTGATGAGGCATGA
- a CDS encoding ammonium transporter, giving the protein MTLRQFAGLGALLSLVIPGLAMAADPVAAPVLNSGDTSWMMTSTALVLFMTIPGLALFYGGMVRSKNILSVMMQCFAITGLISILWVIYGYSIAFDTTGMEVGVVNFNSIFGSLGKAFLAGVTPSSITGPAALFPEAVFVIYQMTFAIITPALIVGAFAERMKFSAMLVFMGIWFTLVYAPIAHMVWSGPGALLGDWGVLDFAGGTVVHINAGVAGLVACLVLGKRKGFPTTPMAPHNLGYTLIGAAMLWVGWFGFNAGSAAAANGTAGMAMLVTQIATAAAALGWMFAEWLTHGKPSALGIASGVVAGLVAITPAAGTVGPMGSLVIGLAAGVVCFFCATTLKRKLGYDDSLDAFGVHGIGGILGAILTGVFAAPSMGGFNAATTDIAAQVWIQCKGVGFTIIYTAIVTYVILKVLDMVMGLRVTDEEEAVGLDLALHNERGYNL; this is encoded by the coding sequence ATGACTCTGCGTCAATTCGCAGGGCTAGGAGCCCTGTTGTCCCTTGTAATCCCTGGTCTGGCCATGGCGGCAGACCCAGTGGCTGCGCCTGTCCTCAATTCCGGCGACACTTCCTGGATGATGACCTCGACGGCGTTGGTGCTGTTCATGACCATTCCCGGCCTGGCGCTGTTCTACGGCGGTATGGTTCGGTCGAAAAACATTCTTTCTGTAATGATGCAGTGCTTCGCGATTACCGGTCTGATCAGTATTCTGTGGGTCATCTACGGCTACAGCATTGCATTCGATACGACGGGGATGGAGGTGGGCGTCGTCAACTTCAACTCCATCTTCGGCAGCCTGGGCAAGGCATTCCTCGCTGGCGTGACGCCATCGAGCATCACTGGCCCGGCAGCGCTGTTCCCTGAAGCGGTGTTCGTCATCTACCAGATGACCTTCGCCATCATCACCCCGGCGTTGATCGTCGGAGCATTCGCTGAACGGATGAAATTCTCCGCCATGCTGGTCTTCATGGGTATCTGGTTCACGCTGGTCTATGCGCCAATCGCGCACATGGTCTGGAGTGGTCCGGGCGCACTGTTGGGTGATTGGGGCGTTCTCGACTTCGCTGGCGGCACCGTGGTTCACATCAACGCCGGTGTAGCGGGCCTGGTTGCCTGTCTGGTACTGGGCAAACGTAAAGGCTTTCCGACCACCCCAATGGCTCCGCACAATCTGGGTTACACCCTGATCGGCGCGGCAATGCTTTGGGTAGGCTGGTTCGGCTTCAACGCCGGCTCCGCTGCTGCGGCCAACGGCACTGCCGGTATGGCAATGCTCGTGACCCAGATTGCGACCGCTGCTGCCGCACTGGGCTGGATGTTCGCTGAATGGCTGACCCACGGTAAGCCAAGTGCTCTGGGCATCGCTTCGGGTGTAGTTGCCGGTCTGGTTGCCATTACCCCTGCCGCCGGTACTGTTGGGCCAATGGGCTCCCTGGTGATCGGCCTGGCTGCTGGCGTGGTCTGCTTTTTCTGCGCTACAACCCTGAAACGCAAGCTGGGCTATGACGACTCCCTGGACGCTTTCGGTGTGCACGGTATCGGCGGTATCCTCGGCGCGATCCTGACCGGTGTATTCGCTGCACCTTCGATGGGTGGCTTCAATGCGGCAACCACCGACATTGCGGCACAGGTCTGGATCCAGTGCAAAGGCGTAGGCTTCACGATCATCTACACCGCGATTGTGACCTACGTCATTCTCAAGGTCCTGGACATGGTCATGGGTCTGCGTGTGACTGACGAGGAAGAAGCTGTCGGCCTCGACCTTGCGCTGCACAACGAACGTGGCTACAACCTGTAA
- the glnK gene encoding P-II family nitrogen regulator — MKLVTAIIKPFKLDDVRESLSEIGVQGITVTEVKGFGRQKGHTELYRGAEYVVDFLPKVKIDVAIDDKDLDRVIEAITKAANTGKIGDGKIFVVNLEQAIRIRTGETDTDAI, encoded by the coding sequence ATGAAGCTAGTCACTGCGATCATCAAGCCGTTTAAATTGGATGACGTGCGCGAGTCACTGTCGGAGATCGGCGTGCAGGGCATCACCGTCACTGAAGTCAAAGGCTTCGGTCGGCAAAAGGGTCACACCGAGCTGTATCGCGGGGCGGAATACGTAGTCGACTTCCTGCCCAAGGTGAAAATCGATGTTGCGATCGATGACAAGGATCTTGATCGAGTGATCGAGGCAATAACCAAGGCTGCCAACACCGGCAAAATCGGTGACGGCAAGATCTTCGTGGTTAATCTGGAACAGGCCATTCGCATCCGTACCGGCGAAACCGATACCGACGCAATCTAA
- a CDS encoding accessory factor UbiK family protein encodes MLAPKAFLDALSGHASRLFNGETPVPRNEFETQFKALLQSGFSKLDLVSREEFDSQMTVLARTRARLEALEAKVTEMEAKLTPPAE; translated from the coding sequence ATGCTCGCGCCCAAAGCCTTCCTCGACGCCCTGAGTGGCCACGCCTCTCGCTTGTTCAACGGCGAAACGCCTGTCCCGCGCAACGAATTCGAAACCCAGTTCAAAGCCCTGCTGCAAAGCGGCTTCAGCAAGCTTGATTTAGTGAGCCGCGAAGAGTTCGACAGCCAGATGACCGTCCTCGCCCGCACCCGTGCCCGCCTTGAAGCGCTGGAAGCCAAAGTGACCGAGATGGAAGCGAAACTGACGCCACCGGCAGAGTAA
- a CDS encoding YifB family Mg chelatase-like AAA ATPase has protein sequence MSLAIVLSRAQVGVEAPAVTVECHLANGLPALTLVGLPEGAVRESKDRVRSAILNSGLEYPARRITLNLAPADLPKDGGRFDLAIALGLLAASGQLPAHALQDVECLGELALSGAIRPIQGVLPAALAARAEGHTLIVPAANAEEACLASGLRVIAVNHLLELVAHFNGRAPIVPYESSGLLHLSKPYPDLSEVQGQTAAKRALLVAAAGAHNLLFSGPPGTGKTLLASRLPGLLPPLDEHEALEVAAIQSVASQSPLTSWPQRPFRQPHHSASGAALVGGGSRPQPGEITLAHHGVLFLDELPEFDRKVLEVLREPLESGHIVIARARDRVRFPARFQLVAAMNPCPCGYLGEPSGRCRCSTEQIQRYRNKLSGPLLDRIDLHLTVAREATALNPTPQTGDDTASAAALVAQARERQQRRQGCANAFLDLPGLRKHCSLSSADENWLETACERLTLSLRAAHRLLKVARTLADLEQVDAIGRSHLAEALQYRPSSN, from the coding sequence ATGTCTCTCGCCATCGTGCTCAGTCGCGCTCAGGTGGGTGTGGAAGCGCCAGCCGTCACTGTCGAGTGCCATCTGGCCAACGGGCTTCCCGCGCTGACGCTGGTGGGCTTGCCTGAAGGCGCAGTCAGGGAAAGCAAGGATCGGGTCCGCAGTGCCATCCTCAATTCCGGCCTCGAATACCCTGCCCGCAGAATTACCCTCAACCTCGCGCCAGCCGACCTGCCCAAAGACGGTGGGCGTTTCGATCTGGCGATTGCCCTGGGTTTGCTCGCCGCCAGTGGGCAACTGCCTGCTCACGCGTTACAGGATGTCGAATGCCTGGGTGAATTGGCGCTCTCGGGCGCTATAAGGCCGATACAGGGCGTCTTGCCTGCCGCACTGGCTGCTCGTGCCGAGGGCCATACGTTGATCGTGCCCGCGGCCAATGCCGAAGAGGCGTGTCTGGCGTCCGGGTTGCGGGTGATTGCAGTCAATCATCTGCTGGAGCTGGTGGCACACTTCAATGGCCGGGCCCCGATTGTCCCCTACGAATCCAGCGGCCTGCTGCACCTGAGCAAACCCTATCCAGACTTGAGCGAGGTGCAAGGCCAGACCGCCGCCAAACGCGCATTGCTGGTGGCGGCGGCGGGCGCGCACAATCTGCTTTTCAGTGGGCCTCCCGGCACCGGCAAGACGCTCCTTGCCAGCCGTCTGCCAGGCCTGTTGCCGCCACTGGATGAACATGAAGCTCTGGAGGTCGCCGCAATTCAGTCGGTCGCCAGCCAGAGTCCTCTGACCAGTTGGCCACAGCGGCCCTTTCGGCAGCCCCACCATTCCGCCTCAGGTGCCGCGCTGGTGGGTGGCGGCAGTCGTCCGCAACCCGGCGAAATCACCCTTGCCCACCATGGCGTGCTGTTTCTCGATGAGCTGCCCGAGTTTGATCGCAAAGTGCTGGAGGTGCTGCGTGAGCCACTGGAGTCCGGGCACATCGTCATTGCCAGAGCCCGCGACCGGGTACGCTTCCCGGCGCGCTTTCAGTTGGTGGCCGCGATGAACCCCTGCCCTTGCGGCTATCTGGGCGAGCCCAGCGGTCGCTGTCGTTGTTCCACCGAGCAGATTCAGCGCTACCGCAACAAGCTTTCCGGCCCGCTGCTGGATCGCATCGACCTGCACCTGACCGTAGCCCGCGAAGCCACGGCACTCAACCCCACCCCGCAAACCGGCGACGACACCGCCAGCGCCGCCGCCCTCGTGGCCCAGGCCCGCGAGCGGCAACAACGGCGCCAAGGCTGCGCCAACGCCTTTCTCGACCTACCGGGCCTGCGCAAACACTGCTCGCTGTCCAGCGCCGACGAAAACTGGCTGGAAACCGCCTGCGAGCGTTTGACCCTGTCACTCAGGGCCGCACACCGCTTGTTGAAAGTGGCAAGAACGCTGGCTGATCTGGAACAGGTCGATGCGATTGGGCGCAGCCATCTGGCCGAGGCGTTGCAGTATCGGCCGTCGAGTAATTGA
- a CDS encoding methyl-accepting chemotaxis protein codes for MSEPRARIASQLGLALAVILAVVISSSTVFALRSLDAANLAIREEHMASEARLLADQLNTFHSTLRESTQRLSGLFEKRFSGGLSLQADNPVTVAGVQAPSLLLGDHVLNNDFTEVDNFKQMTAGVATIFVRSGDDFIRVSTSLSKQDGSRAIGTLLDRKSPAYDRLMAGQEYVGRALLFEHYYMTQYSPVRDSSGKIIAALFVGFDYTGAQNTQFENLKNFRIGTTGSLALLDEQNHWLVAPAGVKALDQATQTLADFVKRPGTGHFWNDGTQDFYTVAVAFAGGPWAVFASMPKTEISAVTWSVGTQLAIGSLLAMLIAVGAAIWLLRRKLQPLSDLVRQAEALGAGDLSARLNVSSHDEIGQLARSFNQMGEALSNMVAHIRSAAQEVSGRAQTLSGLSGGAYEGMEQQSGEITSMAGAVEEFSATSLNIADNMGSTERLAQENAQQTRIGRTSMDEASASLEQIASSLKGTATVIDTLGQRSQEIGGIVGVITSIAEQTNLLALNAAIEAARAGEQGRGFAVVADEVRNLALRTRQATDQISGMIVSIQQETGNAISTMEQGNALMQEGLSLNAKVAAALTQIDEKSRSAGEQFAAITTATQEQSSTATLLSSNLQSIAMANSEQREVVSHLAITAKELDELAADLRKEVNRFR; via the coding sequence ATGTCTGAACCCCGTGCTCGTATCGCCTCGCAGTTGGGTCTCGCCCTGGCGGTAATTCTGGCCGTGGTCATCAGCAGCAGTACCGTATTCGCGTTGCGCTCGCTGGACGCCGCGAATCTCGCGATTCGTGAAGAACACATGGCCAGCGAAGCACGTTTGCTGGCCGATCAACTGAATACGTTTCACAGCACTCTGCGTGAAAGCACCCAGCGCTTGAGTGGGTTGTTCGAGAAACGGTTTAGCGGTGGCCTGAGCCTGCAGGCAGACAACCCCGTGACGGTTGCGGGCGTGCAGGCACCAAGCCTGTTGTTGGGGGACCACGTCCTGAATAACGACTTCACCGAGGTCGACAACTTCAAGCAAATGACGGCCGGCGTGGCGACGATTTTCGTGCGTAGCGGCGATGATTTTATTCGTGTGAGTACGTCGCTGAGCAAGCAAGATGGCTCGCGGGCCATCGGCACCTTGCTGGATCGCAAGAGCCCGGCCTATGACCGACTGATGGCAGGTCAGGAGTACGTCGGCCGGGCGCTGTTGTTCGAGCATTACTACATGACTCAGTACAGCCCGGTGCGTGACAGCAGTGGCAAAATCATTGCCGCCTTGTTCGTCGGCTTTGACTACACCGGCGCGCAAAATACCCAATTCGAGAACCTGAAGAATTTCCGCATCGGCACGACGGGTTCTCTGGCCCTGCTGGATGAGCAGAATCACTGGCTGGTGGCGCCTGCCGGGGTCAAGGCGCTGGATCAGGCAACGCAAACGTTGGCCGACTTCGTCAAGCGCCCAGGCACAGGTCATTTCTGGAATGACGGCACGCAAGATTTCTATACCGTCGCCGTGGCCTTTGCGGGCGGCCCGTGGGCAGTGTTTGCGAGCATGCCAAAAACCGAAATCAGCGCCGTGACCTGGAGCGTCGGCACACAATTGGCAATCGGCAGCTTGCTGGCCATGCTGATCGCGGTCGGCGCGGCGATCTGGCTGTTACGCCGCAAGTTGCAACCACTGTCGGATCTGGTTCGTCAGGCTGAAGCCCTGGGCGCGGGCGACCTGAGCGCGCGTCTGAATGTTTCCAGTCACGATGAAATCGGTCAATTGGCGCGCAGCTTCAATCAGATGGGTGAAGCCTTGTCGAACATGGTCGCGCACATCCGCAGCGCGGCACAGGAAGTCAGTGGCCGCGCTCAGACGCTGTCCGGCTTGTCAGGGGGGGCCTACGAAGGCATGGAGCAGCAGTCCGGGGAGATCACCAGCATGGCTGGCGCCGTGGAAGAGTTCAGCGCCACCTCATTGAACATCGCCGACAACATGGGCAGCACCGAGCGCCTGGCGCAGGAGAACGCTCAGCAGACCCGCATTGGCCGCACCTCAATGGATGAAGCTTCGGCATCTCTTGAGCAGATCGCGTCCTCGCTCAAAGGCACGGCCACGGTGATTGACACCTTGGGCCAGCGCTCTCAGGAAATCGGCGGGATCGTCGGCGTCATTACCTCGATTGCCGAGCAGACCAACCTGCTGGCTCTCAACGCCGCGATTGAAGCTGCCCGTGCCGGCGAACAAGGCCGTGGTTTCGCGGTGGTAGCGGATGAGGTGCGTAATCTGGCTTTGCGCACCCGTCAGGCGACCGACCAGATTTCAGGCATGATCGTGAGCATTCAGCAAGAAACCGGAAACGCGATCAGCACCATGGAACAGGGCAACGCGCTCATGCAGGAAGGCCTTTCACTCAACGCAAAAGTCGCAGCCGCCCTGACCCAGATCGACGAAAAAAGCCGCTCCGCAGGCGAACAATTCGCTGCCATCACCACCGCCACCCAAGAACAAAGCAGCACCGCTACCTTGCTTAGCAGCAACCTGCAGAGCATCGCCATGGCCAACAGCGAGCAGCGCGAAGTCGTCTCCCACCTGGCTATCACCGCGAAAGAACTGGACGAACTGGCAGCGGATTTGCGCAAAGAGGTCAATCGGTTTCGGTGA